The Quercus robur chromosome 7, dhQueRobu3.1, whole genome shotgun sequence genome has a segment encoding these proteins:
- the LOC126692262 gene encoding uncharacterized protein LOC126692262, whose translation MAQFPPNLDDGEVWLPSDIFINEKPITKFNPRHHISCSCSCMQDEYDELAQRFAAFALRNVSKPPPNSEPERFRQAVRYGSVTQAHAPLEYILDLNGGYGRSSSRNGHRLSHEHLLVEQPQPPQDVYENSLRARVLKSQQNRVQNRLYPFQASSGFGVSGGGRGGGFVKESGGTGVFHPRILNTTTTTTDLRKKQALRNRQEIQATQHFKAIGMGKQRESHHYLPPEMALPQDWTY comes from the exons ATGGCACAATTTCCTCCAAATTTGGACGATGGAGAAGTATGGCTTCCCTCTGATATTTTCATCAACGAAAAACCCATAACCAAATTCAACCCACGCCACCATATCTCCTGCTCTTGCTCTTGCATGCAAGACGAGTACGACGAACTTGCTCAGCGTTTCGCTGCTTTCGCTCTCCGAAACGTTTCGAAACCTCCCCCAAACTCAGAGCCAGAG AGGTTCAGACAAGCTGTTCGTTACGGTTCTGTTACTCAAGCTCATGCGCCGCTGGAATATATTCTTGACCTCAACGGCGGTTACGGCCGTTCTTCCTCTCGTAACGGTCACAGGCTGTCACACGAGCACCTCCTCGTTGAACAACCTCAACCTCCACAG gaTGTGTATGAGAATAGCTTGAGGGCTAGGGTTCTGAAGAGTCAGCAAAACCGCGTACAAAACCGTCTTTATCCATTTCAAGCAAGTAGCGGTTTTGGGGTTAGTGGTGGAGGACGTGGTGGTGGTTTTGTCAAAGAATCTGGTGGTACAGGTGTCTTTCATCCACGTATTTtgaacaccaccaccaccaccactgatTTGAGAAAGAAACAAG CTTTGAGAAATAGGCAAGAGATTCAAGCCACTCAACACTTCAAAGCAATTGGCATGGGCAAGCAAAGGGAGAGCCATCACTATCTTCCACCTGAGATGGCCTTGCCTCAGGACTGGACTTATTGA
- the LOC126692263 gene encoding protein CHROMOSOME TRANSMISSION FIDELITY 7-like: MQAKISTFFKNPTSTSMAPKSPDPHPIFDELTIWENKQHQVFNTYSRRARNPDSNKGSIGEILVKKPNSDNLCSIAKSKSSERAIKTKKKRTYAQLHLDLGQSDFNLHTCSTCGVKYAPGEEEDEKAHKRFHRDYTLGIPFKGWCSERVVHMPSIEGGRIVLVLDCDPVAHRSKVEEVVKMMEIELGSGWIFHKSCKVYLFISSQRIVGCLLAEPIKQAFKVCSCSSNGGSEGTSSKEVARQSSTSLQFGDISFKREVKKRTRSVNSSKVLDGNLNGAIICENEGVPAVCGIRAIWVTPSNRRKHIASQLLDAVRMSFCMGSVLELSQLALSQPTSAGKALASNYFSTGSFLVYKTNGLNSQMVN; this comes from the exons ATGCAAGCTAAGATCAGTACTTTCTTCAAAAACCCTACTTCTACTTCTATGGCACCCAAATCTCCAGACCCACATCCCATTTTTGACGAACTCACCATCTGGGAGAACAAACAGCACCAAGTCTTCAACACCTACTCACGCAGAGCTCGAAACCCAGATAG TAACAAAGGGTCAATTGGTGAGATACTAGTGAAGAAACCCAATTCAGATAATTTGTGTTCAATAGCGAAATCGAAGAGTTCTGAAAGAGCAAttaagacgaagaagaagagaacTTATGCACAGTTGCATTTGGATTTGGGTCAGTCTGATTTTAATTTACACACATGTTCAACATGTGGGGTCAAGTATGCTCCTGGAGAGGAAGAGGATGAGAAGGCTCACAAGAGATTTCATAGAGACTATACCCTTGGGATTCCATTCAAG GGTTGGTGCAGTGAAAGGGTTGTCCATATGCCTTCAATTGAAGGTGGTCGAATCGTTTTGGTGTTAGATTGTGATCCTGTTGCACATAGGAGCAAG GTCGAGGAAGTGGTAAAAATGATGGAGATTGAGCTTGGAAGTGGATGGATTTTCCATAAGAGTTGTAAG GTGTATCTGTTTATTTCCTCCCAAAGGATTGTAGGTTGCCTACTTGCAGAACCAATAAAACAAGCATTCAAAGTTTGCTCATGCTCATCGAATGGGGGATCTGAGGGCACTTCTTCCAAGGAAGTGGCAAGACAAAGTTCAACCTCCCTCCAATTTGGGGATATCAGTTTTAAAAGGGAAGTCAAGAAAAGAACCCGTTCTGTTAATAGTTCTAAGGTTTTGGATGGGAATCTCAATGGAGCAATCATTTGTGAAAACGAAGGGGTACCTGCTGTCTGTGGCATTAGAGCTATTTGGGTCACTCCCTCTAACAGAAGAAAGCACATAGCTAGCCAATTACTGGATGCTGTGAG GATGAGTTTCTGCATGGGTTCTGTTCTTGAACTCTCTCAACTGGCACTCTCTCAGCCAACCTCAGCTGGAAAGGCACTGGCATCCAATTATTTTAGCACTGGATCTTTCTTGGTGTACAAAACCAACGGTCTAAACTCACAGATGgttaattaa
- the LOC126691018 gene encoding uncharacterized protein LOC126691018 — MYLQGVPDEIMCRAFPTTLKGPARVWFNKIPPNLVSSFEELSKLFVNNFIGGQKHKRSSSNLLSIEQGKNKSLRSLITRFNREALSMDEVDDKFLLAAFHNGVNSDLFIHKLYEKEPQSMAELVHSAQNFMNAEDAIIAKKKKRSERVEANPSRHSEQGSRPKKGRTEERKDRDNKKSGSSARNQQYTPLNMPLEQQIENLIRQGKLRNFLERDHKDEKLKGKMEESSRPPLREIRVIIGGGSTSQSSKSKKVYLKVVQSVQLFGRLPRARSTDEQAITFTDKDAERIHHPHDDAIVITLLITDYTTRRVLVDNGSSADILYYPAFQQMRLGRDQLRPVNFP; from the exons ATGTATCTTCAAGGGGTTCCCGATGAAATaatgtgtagagccttccctacTACCCTCAAGGGTCCAGCACGAGTTTGGTTCAACAAAATACCCCCGAATTTGGTAAGTTCTTTTGAAGAATTGAGCAAGTTGtttgttaataatttcattGGGGGACAAAAACACAAGCGTTCCTCATCCAACTTGTTGAGCATAGAGCAAGGGAAGAACAAGAGCCTGCGGTCATTGATCACTCgtttcaacagagaagccctGAGTATGGACGAAGTAGATGACAAGTTTCTATTGGCGGCCTTCCATAATGGGGTGAATTCGGATTTATTTATACATAAACTCTATGAAAAAGAGCCTCAGTCCATGGCCGAACTTGTCCATTCggcccaaaattttatgaatgcagaagacgcGATCATCgctaagaagaagaagagatctGAGAGAGTAGAAGCAAACCCCAGTCGTCATTCCGAGCAAGGctctcgtccaaagaagggacggacggAAGAAAGGAAAGACCGAGATAATAAGAAGTCGGGCTCTTCAGCACGGAATCAACAATATACCCCTTTAAACATGCCACTTGAGCAG caaattgaaaatctcataaggcaagggaagttgAGGAATTTCCTTGAACGAGACCACAAGGACGAGAAACTGAAAGGGAAGATGGAAGAGTCATCGCGACCACCGCTCAGAGAAATAAGAGTCATCATAGGGGGAGGTTCAACAAGCCAGtcatccaagtccaagaaagtATACTTGAAGGTAGTGCAGAGCGTCCAACTTTTTGGACGATTACCAAGAGCAAGGTCTACGGACGAACAAGCGATCACTTTCACGGACAAAGACGCTGAGAGAATTCATCACCCACATGATGATGCTATCGTCATCACCTTACTTATTACTGACTACACAACTAGAAGAGTGCTAGTGGACAACGGAAGCTCGGcagacattttatattatccagcttttcagcagatgagGTTAGGACGAGACCAGCTCCGTCCAGTAAACTTCCCCTAG